In one Nicotiana sylvestris chromosome 8, ASM39365v2, whole genome shotgun sequence genomic region, the following are encoded:
- the LOC138875162 gene encoding uncharacterized mitochondrial protein AtMg00820-like, producing the protein MQDELNQFERSQVWHLVPRSKDGSVIGTKWVIRNKLDEDGTVTRNKAGLVVQGYIQEEGIDYDETFAPVARLEVLRLLIAFAAYMEFTLHQMDVKSAFLNGYLKEELFVKQPPGF; encoded by the coding sequence atgcaagatgaactcaaccagtttgaaaggagtcaagtttggcatctggttCCAAGATCTAAGGACGGATCAgtaattggcacaaaatgggtcatcagaaacaaacttgatgaagatggaactgttacaaggaacaaggcaggATTAGTAGTTCAAGGATATATCCAAGAGGAGGgtatagactatgatgagacctttgcacCAGTTGCAAGGTTGGAAGTACTAAGACTGCTCATAGCCTTTGCTGCTTACATGGAatttactcttcaccagatggacgTCAAGAGTGCCTTCCTCAATGGCTATTTAAAGGAAGAATTGTTTGTcaagcaacctccagggttttAA
- the LOC104240297 gene encoding uncharacterized protein → MTKPSDNPGTPPPNSSSSTTPQPKKRRVKMFARKKVAGKELSKKLNAQLKASQAQEPKNSDDSFNSTTRGEETGSSDNEHVYLVRSVVDVETPESRKIGGKNKEEKEKDSEGVRSEERGMGKRVVDSSPTSNKGKMAICRAEPDKVEESVKKTGESGSGEAIEGLVNLGQKVDEPGSSVKETLTNLLTKVGDSYNPKKKRKSMAKTPGTARDNNKMKVTPFDSIEIPPTRGRATRCQLKQNKEVMQKASEEGKKKRLDKGMKKVGEPVEAVDVDEMDLVHQDEDVNTEVGFQTPNPKKAKTSSKKSTPMPKFVDPSTRVKKTRSIVKPKQVKISEEEEWSGEEEDELDIEKDKMAKFGKRTILKSRIPKDLEEEGMVLLLKKLEVQSWKDIVFQMDGRLARDEIV, encoded by the exons ATGACTAAACCCTCTGATAACCCTGGTACTCCCCCACCAAACTCATCATCTTCAACCACTCCTCAGCCTAAGAAAAGAAGAGTTAAGATGTTTGCTCGCAAGAAAGTTGCTGGGAAGGAATTATCAAAGAAATTGAATGCACAATTAAAAGCTAGTCAAGCCCAAGAACCTAAGAACTCTGACGACTCCTTCAATTCTACAACTAGGGGGGAAGAAACTGGGTCTTCTGATAATGAACAT GTTTACTTGGTTAGATCTGTGGTGGATGTAGAAACTCCGGAGTCCAGAAAGATAGGTGGtaaaaataaagaggaaaaagaaaaagatagtgAGGGTGTTCGAAGTGAAGAAAGGGGAATGGGAAAAAGAGTGGTTGATTCTTCACCCACTTCTAATAAAGGTAAGATGGCTATTTGTAGAGCAGAACCAGATAAAGTTGAGGAAAGTGTCAAGAAAACAGGGGAAAGTGGGTCTGGCGAAGCCATTGAAGGGCTAGTTAACCTTGGGCAAAAagtagatgaacctggttcatcagttaaagaaaccctcacaaacttATTGACAAAAGTAGGTGACAGCTACAACCCCAAGAAGAAGAGAAAATCCATGGCTAAGACCCCTGGCACTGCTAGGGATAACAACAAAATGAAGGTTACTCCCTTTGACTCTATTGAGATTCCTCCCACAAGAGGAAGAGCCACAAGATGTCAACTAAAGCAGAATAAGGAAGTGATGCAGAAAGCATCAGAAGAAGGCAAAAAGAAACGGCTGGACAAAGGGATGAAGAAAGTGGGAGAGCCTGTTGAGGCTGTTGATGTGGatgagatggacctggtccatcaaGATGAAGATGTAAATACTGAAGTGGGGTTTCAGACTCCCAATCCCAAGAAAGCTAAGACTTCATCTAAGAAGTCTACTCCTATGCCAAAGTTTGTTGACCCATCCACCCGGGTAAAAAAGACCAGGTCTATAGTGAAACCCAAACAAGTAAAAATTTCTGAAGAAGAGGAATGGAGTGGAGAAGAGGAAGATGAATTAGACATTGAAAAGGACAAGATGGCCAAATTTGGCAAAAGAACTATTCTGAAGAGTAGAATCCCGAAGGATTTGGAGGAGGAAGGAATGGTGCTACTATTGAAAAAATTAGAAGTGCAAAGCTGGAAGGACATAGTCTTTCAGATGGATGGCAGGTTGGCTAGGGATGAAATAGTTTAG